The DNA segment ttattttattttttatcaattgataATATCTGCTATTTTCcagtaaacaaatattttgtttaattagtaCCGATCatcaagttatttattttgtactgcTTTTCAAATCTATATAATTACTTGTCTTATAAATACACCATGTTGTTTTCCTTCTTTCTTTCCTTctgattttaaattgttgtgtcaTCAGTACTGTAGTAGGTTTTATTTCAATGCAAGTTTAATGCAAATGGGCGGCTATTTAAATCTTTAACCAATAATAGAGAATTTGAGAACACCAAATGTTACACATGATTTAAGCAGTAACTAGTAAGAATCAATCAAATCAGTTTTTTGGAGTTAGGACCTTTTTCAAATTCTGCATCAAATCTCTATTCTTCACAGATGCAATTATTATGCAGCAATATATTCCTGACTATAATTTAACCAGTAACCTGCTTCTTATAATAAttacaggtcttcaatgaatgACCAGAATCTAGTATTATGAATGTGTATTAAACATATTGGAACTGCAAatggtttttataaattttctgtttacaaaaactttgaatttttcgaaaaactgaggattttcttaccccaggagtagattaccttagccgtatttggcaaaactttttggaattttggatcctcaatgctcttcaactttgtatttgtttggctttataactattttgatctgagcgtcactgatgagtcttatgtagacgaaacgcgcgtctggcgtataaatttataatcctggtacttttgataactatatactgCTTTCTTTAAGCACTTCGCTCTTAAATAAATTAGAAGAAACTGGGGTTCAATCATAACTACGAACCATAAACAGACCTCTTCCAGTAATTgattatttatatgaaatgaaaatggTGTGCACTTCATATTTGAAACTACAATAAGTTCAGAAACTATTACATGAATTTATAATATCATTGCCATTTTGATGAGCAGACAAAGAGGTAAGATTAACTATCGTGATTACAGAAACCGCatacatatttcttttaaaacatgagTTCTGATTATTGCGATACTCAACCATTTAAATCATAAGTGTTTATATAAACCTGactataatttttgaatttacagtatttgcTACCTTTACATTAATATTGCatgaaaaaaacatctgaatattttgatgaatattAGCTAAACtccaattttttaacaataatcaAGACTAGGTAATACTATGTACAATGTTTCTGGTGATAGcaagtatgaaaaaaatagaatatacttgcaaaatgaaataaaaagtgtttataAACAGTAAGTCAGTTGGAAAAAAACCCAGTTATTACGAATAAAAAGTGTATAAGTTGGCAACTATTAGGTAAgagcatttgaaaaaaaacccgatATATACAGCAATCATATTGCTTACTGTTCTTCAACTCAAAGTTAGAAGATGAGTATTCAATGGtaactatgaaataataataactcTGATGTCTTAAAATTGAATCTGCTATGCTTTTAGGAccttatttttagttttcttactTCATATCCATGTAGTCTGTGCCTTGTGTAATCGTTACATTTATATCTGCCTGATCCATTTCCCAATGTAGACCACGGTTCAGTAATTGAACCTTTTCCATGATGTGACTGTTAACTTCATCAGTCACATTCACATACGATTTGTTAACAGCACCATGATTGCTATATACACCCCTTTCACCTTGCCATATTCCTAGATATTCATGaccatttttatttaacaagTCATGTCGAACTGTGGCGGTAGGTCTTTCAATATCACTGTACTGACAGTCAGCACCACAAGGACCAGTACCAATTTTCCATGCTgtcagtactttgatttttgcCTTCAATACAATAATGCTGATATGAACAGTGTTTTACATAgtaatctttaatttgaaatttttgttcagtggatatttttacaataattattaaaataaatccaACTAcggatgtaaatttataaaacagcaaaaaaaaggCGATAATACATCTTCAGTTCGTCATTGGTGCTAAAGCTCATTCTCTAAATAAGTAGAGTTAACTCTACTTAAACTTAAGCCACAACCAAGGGATCTGGATCTTTGAATAATGTttactttggcaaaaccatagGTTTTGTCACCAACAAAGTAAAACATaactacatttgtatttttttcaaacggGATATATaaattctaccactgcatcgagtgtaatacgatatttatccactcgagacagttaaaatttcaaatttaaaacgcgaGGCTTGCCCGAGcgatttaaatatttaaaatttaactgtcgagagtggataaatattgtattacacgagatttggtggtggaatctgtttctctaatgattttctaacattatgcaggcaaacttattccttctttacgaatgatctgcaaaaagatgtgttctttctatgtgatgTCATCAgccttttttcatgccgtcacaataggaatTTCAGAGAAAAGCATTGACCTTGCGtgcatttttagaatgaagcgcttccgcgcaatataaaaaatgtacttcggtcatcGCTGGTACACCCtaaaaaatttaccaaaaaaaaagcattcaattattaaaaaaataaatcattctactaattttgtatgttaaaaaactTACAGCAGCAGTTACATATTTACATACATCATTGTGGAAGAAAAAATACCTGTTCCGTTGTTATATCATCACTATAAGAATTGAAACTATTACCAAAAAATCTGTTCCTGATTTCTCAATTTCAAAGCTCATTGATCCACCAAACATCTCTGCATTTTTCGTTGAAACTCTATTGTTCAGTAGGATAACAAGccaaacatatataaaggttatcCTACAAAAAAAGCTTGCAATGATTATTTGTGTATCATGTTATGTGAAAAAAGTTTTTCTGCTACCATGATCATCTATTCAAACTTAGATTTACCAtcattattaacatttttttttagatttagcCAAGAGAAACCCATTTTACAGCCATTCCGATCAACCTTTCTAGAAATAATGCATACcgtattttattaatatttacatcttttattAATCACTATTGGTAGAATTGAATACATTATACTAGTACTCATTAGTGTCCATCTCATTgcatcaaacattaaaaaaaaacttagaaattgatcacaaaaaatattcattcattatATTTAATACCTTATGCTATTActtgcacttttttttattttccacataAATCACgtcaacattattttcatgatttactccggtttaaaatgaaatttaatgaaattaaattataaggaatgactgtaatactttttctgtctatgaaataataacataaaaaagtgATGCACACGGAATAACCCGCGTATAgcgttttatttcaaattgtgccaatatttttttatagtaatttcTGAAAATTGAACTTTCTAAATTGCATTTTAAACCGGAGCAAATCATgaacaaaaaaagttatgtctatgagctaatagaaaaaaatactgtcaGCCAATCTGTAGACGCGTAACATCCAAACTTTAATTATTTAAGGAATCATTGACTGTGAtatgttttctgtctattcgaaataacataaaaaatgtggtgcagacagaagtgtgcaccacattttttttaatgttattacgAATAGACAGAAAGAATAGTACAGTCGTTTCTTAtgatttaattctaaattccattttaaactggaggatttttttttgatcggttattcatttttgtaaactgagaggacagattattcattttctgcactactgaagcaagatttttcattttcattaaaacaagggactgattattcattttttaccactatatttatgatattctaaaacatacaattttttagatatttgttatatatgaataattagatataggaagatggagtgtgagtgacaatgagacaactctccatccaaataacaatttaaaaaaaaaggtaaaccattaatacatgtatagccAAGTCATtgtgtaccatttaatcagaataGATCATTATCCCCTACAGATATTTTAAGATTCAAGGTTTcattcataacctcagacacatacatacttgtgtacaaaaggacaatatatacaaacattttaagattATGCATAGCGAGACAGgacaaacgaaacacaaatacatagtaatcagtatattataaaagacaattggtataattagattaagtattttataattttcttcatGACATGAATCCTTATATTCCCaagcaatatacatgtattgcatacatacatagtattaaacatgttaaattttatttattttggtttatTAACCTAGCCTCTTTCaaaagtattgtcaaacatattttttttaagggttttggaaccgctgaaggcccaagaagctatagaaatgctgagttatttattttcaatacattgcaagtcaggtaatttattttctaactaccacagaacaaaccatttactTTTGtaattatcaaggctgagttatttatttccaaaatcctcctgcccatcccccccccccccccccccccccgaatatcaaatggtcgtcttTGTCTCCACATGTAATgctcaaatagttatcaaaggtaccaggataataatttagtacgccagacgcgcgtttcgtctacataagactcagtctatggaagaagcgtatcgataaaaacttttcttatatcaatgagcgatattgtctaatatcaattgtaaacaAGCAGACATTTcatgcggaaaatgttgtttttggcaacgaaaaattaaataaatactaACTGTTaaacttattgttcaaatataaacaacaattgagtctaaatatacTTTCAGAAGTTAGCTAAACGCTAACGTTTATAtccgtgtaaaatttgaagtgctgtgtttttcttatatacataaataagcaATGCgacacttttaaaatatcaatgcgatacttttaaaatatcatagcgttgtttttgttatatcaatattagcACTTATTAGTATCAATAtttgactgttgtacccatatttttacaattttacccattatgtctgttttgtttacgcaacgttgtaaatatgacagaatttgatgagactgtcatacacgtgagaggttaagcgctataaaaccaggttcaatcatccattttcaaaatgtaaaattgcCAGTACCGATGTGGTTAAATAAACAATATCGTAATCAAATAGCTATAGGTATCAAATTATTGTACACATACTatataacattaatttttagcaattttataatgaacgcaccgaaataatatatatctgatatgcTCGCAATGCATGCATGTAagactttctttattgataaaaatgaaactaacttgtgacaaagatgaatcatactgttctcgttcagattgattcgacaaaatctgacctgtacttttgaatctcccttttttatacaaataataccgttggttttcctgtttgaatggtttaacactagtatttttttttgttcctaTATAGCGTGGTGCTtgctgtgagccaaggctccgtgtttaaggccctactttgatctataatggtttacttgaaacaaatcattatactttgtggaaagttgtctcattcgaactcatgcaccatcttcttatatctataaatctttaaaatatccCTTTATAATTAACTGCTCTCCAGACCTCCAAAAACgtcatttgggtgctgaatcttttgtACAGTGCAATATAAACTAGTACATTTCTTAAGCTTTAACGGTAACGACAGTTATGATGGTACAAGAACGATTACgtcaataaaaataccaaataaacagcactgaaaGATCTAAATTTATAATTCTAGTATGAcgtcgctttgtaaacaacactgtgacAAAATTCTCGATAgatctatacttagcgcagactcagagGTATACATAATAATTGCTGTTATGTACAATATACTTTCCGCGTAAATCTACATGCATTGGAACCTATTTGCAGACCCTTTgccgattttattgttttaaaaagtgcaattaaaaaaaaccaaactctTATTCTTATTtggatgcataataaaaagaagtaatgcaCTTGTAAGAGCTCGGAGAAATCAacaggataaaattcgaatatcacggcccaatccatgtgtaaatttccaacaatctatggcttccctgaattatttctaaaatatagaaaatatgtatacacatttggattcgagcgtcactgatgagtcttttgtagacaaaacgcgcgctTGGCGTTTACAtcttatctatttgttttctaaacatttttttttagcattcattgtagaaatgaatttataacaatCGATACGGATTGTTATTTTGCACTAAGAAATGTAAGcgtaattatataattatatgatcGGTTACTAGTCAAAAACTAAGGTCAAATCTCTGGCAACAATACAGCGGAATGTCCTCGCTGTTGTCGCGATGTAAAACATTTACGGTatcaattttcctgcaccagatgcgcatctCGACAATACACGTCTCTTCAGCGATGCTcgtagccaaaatatttgaaatccaaagcttatataaaagatgaagagctataattcaaaaggttcaaaaagtatagccaaatccgtgaaaggaatcagagctttgcatgagggagatacattccataatttataataatttctaaaaatttgcTACAGAAAacttaaataacacaaaaaatccgtatttacATGCCAGTACCAGTACCAAGGAACTggctactaggctggtgatacccccgGGAACTAACAGTCAaccagcagagacatcgacccagtggaagtaataacattaacggtccCAATTGTCATGCACTAGatacgcatttcgacaatacagtGTCTTTGaagtgatgctcgttgccaaaatatttgaaatccaaagcttatataaaagagggagagCTATAATCCAAGGTCCTAAATATATagctaaatttgtaaataagCGTCCATGTTGATAATAAATACAGTTTCTGTTTcacaagatttttgattttcgttcGATCTGAAGTTTTTCAATTTATAGTCTGAGGCTACTCAGTTGGTTTCTTCAAAGATCGGGACAACAGcgtttgtacattttaatttgtttggaatatttattttaccatttgaatatGCATTGCTGTATTGAATTTGattgtttgaatgaatgttttttttcttcttttaagtaatgattttttttttatttcgatattacgtACCCATGTGGATAGGCTATAGGAGTGTGACCTCAAGGGCGGATTTAGTCGTTTCTAAAAGGTGGGTTTcaaacccaggataaagggggtTCAACCATatatccccattcaaatgcattgatcggccaaaaaagggggtttcaaCCCCCCGCCCCCCTCCGGATCCGCCACTGGACCTTTATTAGAATCGAATAGGTCGGTAGACTATTTACAACCGCATTTGAATTCCGCCATTGCATCATCACTTCAAATAGAATTTGTCGGTTAAAGCATGTGATTGCAAAACAATAGACTGAACAGGTTGTTAACACTTTCAAATATCAATAGGGTCaagcaacattttaaaaatgataagatcgtgtaagcgttaattttgttacagaaacgaaattttagtgatattgatcCTCAAACATTAAGCCGGTCATGAAATAAGTTTGTGAATTATGTTTGCGGTTCttttgacatgcattgtgaCGTATCATCGTATTAACTTTctatattagaaaactatagcagttatattagaaaagtatcgcattcataattttttgatattaaaaaaatatcgctatgatataagacaaacatcgcattgatattttaaaatatagcagtatctTTGACTTATAGGCGATTTTGGCTTATCCAACAATCTAATTCATCTCGATTGCATTCCACATAATTTGCTACATGACATTAATTAAATTTGTACATCTGcaaatgataaatcgtgcatttatgtctcatttattcaacaattcaattttctcgtttaaatacatCTTGCTTggtataacttaaaataattcatggaaattataCAGCAGACGTATGTCTTGTTAAATGTCAGCCTGGTTTAAGAAAAGAATT comes from the Mytilus trossulus isolate FHL-02 chromosome 3, PNRI_Mtr1.1.1.hap1, whole genome shotgun sequence genome and includes:
- the LOC134710871 gene encoding uncharacterized protein LOC134710871, whose product is MIIIVLKAKIKVLTAWKIGTGPCGADCQYSDIERPTATVRHDLLNKNGHEYLGIWQGERGVYSNHGAVNKSYVNVTDEVNSHIMEKVQLLNRGLHWEMDQADINVTITQGTDYMDMKFRGKYWVNSTLKQTTNPVKELNMQTKIRTALRSDTQMSNRSPVLQLKPYQRFVIKHVYSIVKFES